CGGGACGACCCGTACATCGTGCCCGGACTCGGTCAGCCGGCGCAGCAGCTCGCACGCCTTGTAGGCGGCGATGCCCCCGCTGACCCCCAGGACGACCTTCGGCTTGTCCACTGCGTCTCCCCGCACTCGGCAACGTAAGAACGTAGCTCCCATGCTGCCTCACCGCACGGAGCCCGCCGCCACCCGGCCCCGGACACACCTCAGGCCCGGCGGGCGGGCCGCCGGGCCTGATGGGGGTGCGAGGTGCTGTCCTGCTTACTGAGCGGGGCCCTCGATGGGCTCGGAGGTCAGCAGGCCCGCGTTGATCTCGCGGAGCGCGATCGACAGCGGCTTCTCGTGCACGTGGGTGTCGACGAGCGGACCGACGTACTCAAGGAGACCTTCGCCGAGCTGCGAGTAGTACGCGTTGATCTGACGCGCGCGCTTGGCGGCGTAGATGACCAGGCTGTACTTCGAGTCGGTGGCCTCGAGGAGCTCATCAATCGGCGGGTTGATGATGCCCTCGGGCGTGGTGATGGAAGAGGACACTCTCTGCCTTCCGAAGGGGGTAAAGATCAAAGATCAAAGAGATCTAAGCCTGAAGCATCAACGTTAGCAGCTCACGGGCCACGTCCTCGACGGAGG
This DNA window, taken from Streptomyces griseus subsp. griseus, encodes the following:
- the rpoZ gene encoding DNA-directed RNA polymerase subunit omega, translating into MSSSITTPEGIINPPIDELLEATDSKYSLVIYAAKRARQINAYYSQLGEGLLEYVGPLVDTHVHEKPLSIALREINAGLLTSEPIEGPAQ